One window from the genome of Bacillus weihaiensis encodes:
- a CDS encoding excisionase family DNA-binding protein gives MYLTVAETAEYLSIPEEQVRALILEKKIRALFDGEQYLVNKDQFTTHFEQLEKYKEWINDYLKEPIPEDPDVKDED, from the coding sequence ATGTACTTAACAGTAGCTGAAACAGCAGAATATTTATCTATACCAGAAGAACAAGTAAGAGCGCTAATTTTAGAAAAAAAGATTAGAGCCCTCTTTGATGGAGAACAGTACTTAGTGAATAAAGATCAATTCACGACACATTTTGAACAACTAGAAAAGTATAAAGAATGGATCAACGACTACTTAAAGGAACCGATTCCTGAAGATCCAGATGTGAAGGATGAAGATTAA
- a CDS encoding alpha/beta hydrolase produces the protein MNTWIEEVFSVHNGITLKGTLAIPNKDQQKFPAIIMINGSGGSDRDGNMKKPKIESNLYKEIAHFVTDLGFISLRYDKRSVGESEGDPTKGGMHDLVSDVSCMVRFLKKHPLVDENQIILLGHSEGCILATKVSETEQLGGLILLGGAAANIKESQYYQNLQILEEIKHLKGIKGLLLRLVLNEEKLKKQFTKFEKKLYTNDKDMMRISMQKIPAKWFREHYAYTTEKILQALNKMEAPILAITGEKDVQAHCENLTRIDQLGKSNAKTVIIPNMDHMLKEFTGDKSVLSIKKQYKSAEKYPIHPQLKEELETWLHAHYLQ, from the coding sequence TTGAATACATGGATAGAAGAAGTTTTTTCAGTACATAACGGAATAACACTTAAAGGAACATTGGCCATCCCAAATAAGGATCAACAGAAGTTTCCTGCAATTATTATGATTAATGGGTCAGGAGGTTCTGATCGAGATGGCAATATGAAAAAGCCGAAAATTGAGTCGAACCTTTATAAAGAGATTGCTCATTTCGTAACGGATTTAGGATTTATTAGCTTACGTTATGACAAACGATCTGTGGGTGAAAGTGAAGGAGATCCAACTAAAGGTGGGATGCACGACTTAGTCTCAGATGTCAGCTGTATGGTGCGTTTTTTGAAAAAACATCCTTTAGTGGATGAAAATCAGATTATCTTACTTGGTCATTCAGAGGGATGCATACTCGCAACAAAGGTGAGTGAAACTGAACAACTAGGAGGGCTTATCCTACTTGGAGGGGCAGCAGCCAACATAAAAGAATCGCAGTACTATCAGAATCTACAAATACTAGAGGAAATAAAACATTTAAAAGGTATAAAAGGTTTACTTTTAAGACTTGTTTTAAATGAAGAAAAGCTTAAAAAGCAATTCACAAAGTTTGAGAAAAAGCTGTATACAAATGACAAAGATATGATGAGAATCTCCATGCAAAAAATTCCTGCTAAATGGTTTAGAGAGCATTACGCGTACACAACAGAAAAAATACTTCAAGCCTTAAATAAAATGGAAGCACCTATCTTGGCTATTACAGGTGAAAAGGACGTACAGGCTCATTGTGAAAATCTAACTCGTATTGATCAGTTAGGAAAGTCAAATGCAAAAACAGTAATCATTCCTAACATGGATCACATGCTAAAAGAATTTACGGGAGATAAATCCGTCCTCTCCATCAAGAAACAATACAAATCAGCAGAAAAGTACCCAATTCATCCACAGCTAAAGGAAGAATTAGAGACTTGGTTACATGCACACTACCTACAGTAA